The DNA sequence GGGGCCGGGGGAACCGGCTCGAGTACAGGAGGTGCTGCCGGCGGGGCGGGCAGCACCGCGGGCGGCACCGCCGGAGGCGCTGGGGGTACCGCCGCCGGCGCCGGGGCTGCAGCGGCGGGGGCCGGGGCTGCAGCGGCGGGCGCCGGGGCTGCAGCGGCGGGCGCAGCGGGCAGATGCGGCGTGCCGGCGCCGGGCGCCGGGATTGCGGCAGGCGGAGCACCGACCGCCGGCGCCTGGGGAGGCGAGCTCAGATTCGGGCCTGGGGTCGGCAGCTGTCCGGTCACCGCGTGCGGCACCTCGCTTCCCGGCACTCCGGCCGGCGGCAACGTGGCCGGCGACCCCGGCACCGGCAGGTTCAGCGCGCCGGTCGGCGCCGGAATCCGGACGGGTACCTCGAGCGGTTGTACCACGCTGGGCGAGGCCGGCGCGGGAGGTGCAGGCTCAGGCAACGGCGTGTTCAGCGGGGGCGGAGGCACGCCTTCGGCCGGCTTGGGGGTGCCGACGACGATCCAGTTGCCGGCCGGATCCTGAACCAGGCGCGCGGTGTCACGGGACGGGATCATGCCGAGGTTGCGCGCAGCCTCGGCCAGCGCCGGAGCGGCCTGGGCTTCCAGGACGTCGCGTTCCAACGCTTCCTTCTGCTGTTGCAGAGCCTGATTCAGCTCGCGGGCGTTGCCCAGGCGGTAGGACCGTTCCGCGGCATCGGTGGACAGCCACAGGGTGACCCCGAGCCCGAGTCCCAACGCACCGATCACCAGCACCACGAAGGGCACCCGGGCGACGAGCCGACGGGGATCGAGTTCGACGGACGAGAGTCGGACGAGTACCCGCTGCCGCAACGGAGGGCGAACGACCTTGGGCGCTTTGGCTTTGCGGGCCTTGGCACGCGCCTTGGCCTGACTGGCGCTCTTGGGCCGCGCCGGATGGTCAGCCGGACGCTGGATCGGCGTGGTGCGAGGAGCCGACCGGTTGGGGCGAGTCTCGCGGGTCTGCTTTCGTCCCCGCGGCTGGGGGTCAGCCCCCGACCGCGACTTCTCGCGGACCGGTTTGGCCCGCCGCGGAGTCTGCTTCTTCTTGGCCTCGACCCGCGATCGGGCGACATCCTCGCGGCTGCGCGCCGATCGTGCTGTCGTGGCGCGGGCCGGCTTCTTCGCCTTCATCGCTTCTGTCCCCCAACTTTTTCCAGTGCACGCAGCCGAACCGGAGCGCTTCTCGGATTACGTTCGATCTCATCGGCCGAGGCCCGTTCCGCACCCCGGGTGAGGGTGACGAATTCCGGCCCGTGGCCGGGCAATTCGACCGGCAGCCCCGGCGGTGTGCGGGACGCAGTGGCGGTGGCGAACTCCGCCTTGACGATCCGGTCCTCCAGCGACTGGTACGCCATCACCGCGATGCGACCGCCGGGACGCAGGGCCGTCAGTGCCGCCGGTATCGCGCGCCGCAGCGACTCCAGCTCAGCGTTGACGGCGATGCGCAACGCCTGGAACGTGCGCTTGGCAGGGTGGCCCCCGGTGCGCCGGGCGGGCGCGGGGATCGCCTGGTAGAGCAGTTCGACGAGTTCGGCGGTACGGGTGAACGGGGCGTCGGCACGGCGTCGGACGACATGGGCGGCGATGCGACCGGCGAAGCGCTCCTCTCCGTACTCGCGAAGCAGCCGCGTCAACTCTTTCTCCCCGTAGGTGTTGAGGATGACCGCAGCGGTCAGTTCCGAATCAGGGTCCATCCGCATGTCCAGTGGAGCGTCGGCCGAGTAGGAGAAGCCCCGCTCGCGCCGGTCCAGTTGCATGGAGGAGACGCCGAGATCGAACAGGATCGCGTCGACGTCGCGGCCGAGATGGGTGAGGCGGGTGGCCAGGTCGTCGTAGCGGGTGCGCACCACAGTGACCCGGTCACCGAACGGGGCCAGCCGATCTCCGGCGATGCGTAACGCATCGGGATCGCGGTCGAGTCCGATTAGGTGCAGCCCGGGAAACAAGGTCAGGAAGCGTTCGGCGTGCCCTCCGGCCCCGAGGGTCGCGTCGACGAGGGTGGCATCGTCACCGGCGCGGGTCAGGGCCGGGCCGAGCAGCTCGACGCAGCGGTCGAGCAGCACCGGGATATGGGGCTCGTCATCCAGCATGGCAGCAGCCTGAGGGGTTGGGGCGGCCCCTGCAGAGTGGTCCCTGTCCGAGTTCGCGGACCTGACGTCGGGGAAGTACGTCAGGGCCGGTTCGGGCAGAGGCCACCCTGCACGGGCCTGTGGGCCTGTGGCCGGATCACAGAATGTCGCCGAGTGCTTCATCGCTGGCCGCGGAGAAGTTCTCTTCGTGAAGCTCCTGGTACTCGTGCCAGGCCTGGGCGTCCCAGATCTCGAGGAACTCGATCGAACCCGTCACCACGCACTCCTTGGTGAGGTTCGCGTAGCGCCGATGCTCGCCCGACAGGGTGATCCGGCCCTGGCTGTCGGGGTACTGCTCGTCGGTGCTGGCGGCCAGGTTGCGCAGATAGGCGCGAGCCTGGGGATTACCGCGCTTCGCCTTGCCGGAGATGTCGGCGATCATCGCCTCGAACTCGGCGCGGGGATAGACAGCCAGGCTGTGATCTTGACTCTTGGTGACCATCAACCCTCCTGCCAGCGCGTCGCGGAACTTGGCGGGCAACGTCAGTCGCCCCTTGTCGTCGAGCTTTGGCGTGTAGGTGCCGAAGAACATCTCGCCACCTCGCAGACCTGCTGAAGCCTCGCTCTGAACGGAACCCCGGTTGCTCCGTTGTCCGCCACTTTACCCCACAATCCCCCACTCTGCGCCAAATACTTCTGCGAGTTTCGCAGATCCCCCCACTGAGCGGCAATGAACAGCGGGATCGCCGCGTCGTGGAACCGCAATGCGCGAACACCACGACCCCGGAATTCACCGTGCCCGCAGCTCAGCAGGCTGTTGCAGCGCTGGTGGGGCGCTAGTGGGGGGATGTGGGGGTGAAAACACGAAAAAGGGGCAGTCCTGGTGGACTGCCCCTGTCGAGGTGAACGGCTATTCGTCGAAGCGCTTGCGGAAGCGGTCTTCCATCCGGCTGGTGAAGGAGCCACCGCCGCCCTTGGCGCGCTTCTGCCGTGGCGCACCGGGTGCGCTGGCCGACCGGTCGCCCTTGCCACCTGTCCGCGGACCGGTGATGGCGAACACGACACCGCCGAACATCACGATGAAGCCCAGCACCGACAGAATCGGGAAGCTTCCGATCATGGTGGCCTTCACCGCGACACCGCAGACCAGCATGGCAAGACCGACGACGAACAGGGCGCCGCCCTGCAGGCGACGCTTGGTCGACGGAGCACGGAACGCACCACCCCGGACGCTGGACGCGAACTTCGGGTCCTCGGCATAGAGCGCGCTCTCGATCTGATCGAGCATGCGCTGCTCATGATCGGAGAGTGGCATTCGTCCCTCCCTTTGCCGTGGGGGCGTCGCAGTCGTGTCCAAAAAGTTCGGAGGTGCCCGCAAGTACGGACACTTAACAATAATGATACGAGGTCGATCTGACCCGTACCACCTACTTCGTACCCCAGATTCTATGACGTACACCGCCGCTGAGAGCCAGCGCCTTGTCTCGGGATAATGGTGTCGTCATACATTTCACCGCCGGGAAGGGCTACCACGTTGGCGACGCATCTGATCGATCTGTCGCCCGGCGATATGCAGCGCCGCCTCGGCGACGCGCTGGGTGTCTACGTCGACGCCATGCGCTACCCCCGCGGCACCGAAGACCAGCGAGCCTCGATGTGGCTCGAGCACACCCGCAGGCCGGGCTGGAAGGCCGTCGCTTGTGTGGAAAGCCCAGCTTGTGTGGAAGGCCCAGCCTGTGTGGAAAGCTCAGCTCGGGTGGAAAGCCCCGCGTGGGCGGAGAACCCAGCGGGGGTGGAAGCCCCGGCTCGCGGACAAACCTCAGCTCCCCCGCCGGCCTCAGCTCGCGCAGAAGCCGGGTCCCGTCCCGAGGACACCGCCGCGGGCGCACCGGCGCTGAGCAGCGCGCCGATGCTCGGTGTCGCCTACGGCTACTGCGGCGCCCCCGACCAGTGGTGGCAGCAGCAGGTCGTCGCGGGTCTGCGCCGCATGGGGACCGACAACGACCGGATTTCCGAACTTCTGACCAGCTATTTCGAGCTGACCGAACTGCACATCCACCCCCGCGCCCAAGGCCGCGGCCTCGGCGAGGCCCTCATCCGCCGACTCCTCGAAGACCGGACTGAACAGCACGTGCTGTTGTCCACCCCCGAGATCAACGGTGAGGCCAACCGGGCCTGGCGGCTCTACCGCCGTCTCGGGTTCACCGACGTCATCCGCGGCTACCACTTCGCCGGTGACCCGCGCGCATTCGCCATCCTCGGTCGCGCGCTCCCGCTCTAGATCGAGGCGCGATCTGGCACGATGACCGGGTGTTCACCGGTCGCCGCGCCCGCAAGCGGCTGCTCGCCCTGGTTCTGCTGTTCGTGGTGCTCGCCCCGTCGCTGATCGGTTGCGTGCGCATCCGCACCTCGATCACCGTCTCGCCCGACGACCGGGTCTCGGGCCAGATCATCGCCGCCGCCAAGGCCCAGGACGACGACGACAAAGGTCCGCAGCTGCTCAACAACCTTCCGTTCGCCCAGAAGGTCGCAGTCTCGGAATACAGCCGCGACGACTACGTCGGTTCTCAGGCGGTCTTCTCCGATCTGACCTTCGCCGAGCTGCCTCAGCTCGCCGGGATGAACCAGGACGCGTCCGGCGTCGACATCTCGCTGCGTCGCGCCGGGGATCAGGTCATCCTGGAAGGCCGGGCGGACCTGACCTCACTCAGCGACCCCGAGGCCGACGTGTCGCTGAGCGTGTCGTTTCCCGGCGAGGTGACGTCGACGAACGGCGATCAGATCTCCCCCGAGGTGGTGGAGTGGAAGTTGCGCCCGGGCGTGGTCAGCACGATGAATGCCCAGGCCCGCTACACCGACCCCAGCGCCCGGTCGTTCACCGGCGCCGCCATCTGGCTCGGCGTGGCCTCGTTCGTGGTGGCCGGCATCATCGGCGCCCTGGCCTATGCCAACCGGGACCGCTCCCCCCGCCCCGGCGACCTCGAGGAGCAGACGCAGTAATGCGCGCCACGACACCCCCATCGGCACGCGCCCTGACTTGCCCGATCTCGCATCGCAGGTTCTACTCTGAAAGCACTCGGGGGCCATTCGACAGAGAAAGGGGCGCCGGCTGAGCGTGGATGCATCGGCACCGTCAGCCGTCGAGCTGGCCGCAGCCGTCAACGAACAGCTGCGGGACTACCTGAGTGAGCGCCGCCGCGACGCGGCGTACATCGGCGCGGACTACGCGGTCCTCACCGAAGCGGTCGAAGAGTTCGTGCTGCGCGGCGGCAAACGGCTGCGGCCCGCGTTCGCCTACTGGGGTTGGCGCGCGGTCGCCGGCTCGGAGCCCGGCCCCGACGTGCTCAGGCTCTTCTCGGCCCTCGAGTTGCTGCACGCGTGCGCGCTGGTGCACGACGACGTGATCGATGCCTCGGCCACCCGGCGGGGACTGCCCACGGTGCACCGGATCTTCGCCGAGCGGCACCGCGGCAACGCCTGGCACGGATCGCCCGAGCAGTTCGGGCTCTCCGCCGCGATCCTGCTCGGCGACCTCGCGTTGGTGTGGGCCGACGACATCATCACCACCGCCGACATCGGCACGGAGGCGCGCTCACGGGTCCAGCGGGTGTGGAGCGCAATCCGCACCGAGGTGCTCGGCGGTCAGTACCTCGACATCGTCGCCGAAGCCAGTGGCGCGGAATCGGTGCAGTCGGCGTTGACGGTCAACATCTACAAGACCGCCTCCTACACCATTTCGCGCCCACTCCAGCTGGGCGCGGCGGCCGCCGCCGACTGCCCGGACCTGCTCGCCGCGTTCCACGAAGTCGGTACCAGTCTGGGCGTGGCGTTCCAGCTGCGCGACGACGTGCTCGGTGTGTTCGGCGATCCCGCCGTCACCGGCAAACCCTCCGGTGACGATCTGCGGTCGGGCAAACGCACCGTGCTGCTGGCCGAAGCCGTCGAACTCGCCGAACAGCACGACCCCGTCGCGGCCAAGACGCTGCGCACGTCCATCGGCACCGACCTCACCGACGCCCAGGTCAAGGAGATCTGCCAGCTGATCGAATCGGTCGGTGCGCTGTCGGCCGTCGAGACCCGCATCGACAACCTGATGCGCCGCGCACTCGACATCCTCGACACCGCCACCATCGACGCCCAGGCCAAGGCGGGCCTCACTGAACTCGCCAGATTGGCCGCGAACCGGTCCGCCTAGGCGCATGACCACATCCGTCACACCCGCCCGCCTGAGGCCTCAGCTGCGCGAGCTGAAACTGTTCGCGCTGTCCCCCGAGGGTCGCCCCGCCCTGCTCGGGGCGCTGGGCGCCGCCCTGATCGCCGCCGGCGGGCTCGGCGCCGGCAGCACCCGGGTCAACGACCCGGTCCTGGAGTCGATGCACCTGTCGTGGTTGCGATTCGGGCACGGGCTGGTGCTGTCCTCGATCCTGCTGTGGGCCGGGGTGGCACTGATGCTGCTGGCGTGGCTGTGGTTGGGCCGCCGCGTCGTCGACCGCTCGGCGACCGAGTACACGATGGTCGTCACCACCGGATTCTGGCTGCTCCCCCTACTACTCAGCGCGCCGGTGTTCAGCCGCGACACCTATTCGTACCTGGCGCAGGGCGCCCTGTTGCGGGACGGCTTCGACCCGTACGCCGTCGGGCCGATCGCGAACGTGAACTCGCTGCTGGACAACGTCAGCCCGATCTGGACGACCACCACGGCCCCGTACGGCCCGGCCTTCATCCTGGTCGCGAAATTCGTCACGATGCTCGTCGGAAACGACGTCGTGGCGGGCACCATGCTGTTGCGGCTGTGCATGCTGCCGGGGCTGGTTCTGTTGATCTGGGCGGCTCCCCGGGTGGCCCGCCATGTCGGCGCCAACGGCGCGGCGGCGCTGTGGATCTGCGCGCTGAATCCCCTGGTGATCATCCATCTGATGGGCGGCGTGCACAACGAGATGCTCATGGTCGGCCTGATGATGGCCGGCATCGCCCTCTCGTTCCGCGGTCGGCACGCCTGGGGCGTCACCCTGATCGCGGTGGCGGTGGCTGTCAAAGCCACCGCGGGGCTGGCTCTTCCGTTCATGGTGTGGGTGTGGATGCGGGGCCTCCGACAACGGCGGGGCTTCGCGCCGGTCAAGGCTTTCGCTGCGGCCACGGCGGCTTCACTTGTGATCTTCGGTGCCGTGTTCGCCGTCATGTCACTGCTGGCCGGCGTCGGGCTGGGCTGGCTGACAGCGCTGGCGGGATCGGTGAAGATCATCAACTGGCTGACCGTCCCGACCGCCACCGCGAACATGATCAACGCGGTGGGCGGGTTGTTCGTCCCGGTCAACTTCTACGCCGTGCTGGAAACCACCCGCATCATCGGGATCCTCGTCATCGCGGTGTCGGCGCCGCTGTTGTGGTGGCGGTTCCGCCACACCGACCGGGATGCGCTGATGGGCATCGCGCTGCTGATGGGGGTGGTGGTGCTGTTCGTGCCCGCCGCCCTGCCGTGGTACTACACCTGGCCCCTGGCCGTGGTCGCCGCGCTGGCACAGTCGCGCCGTGCGGTCGCGTTGATCGCCGGGCTGTCGACATGGATCACCGTGATCTGGAAACCCGACGGGGCGCACGGCATGTACTCACTGCCCCACGTCCTGCTGGCCACCGCCTGCGCGCTCGGAGCGTGGTACTGGTTGCACCGCGCGCCCGAGTTCGCCGCGGGAAGCGGAACGTCAGACGTCAGTACGCCATCGCCTGGGCGCGACGAACCACCTCACGGGCCTGATGCGAGTGCAGCGCATCGACCGGGCGGGCATTAGCCTGGCGTTCGGTCGAGCCGTCCCGGCTGATGGTCAGCGACGGGTCCGGGGTGAACAGCCACCGCACGATCTCGGTCTCCTCGTAGCCGCCGTCGTGCAACACCATCAGCAGCCCGGGCAGACTCTTGACGACGTGTCCGTCGTCGTCGAAGAACACCTTGGGCACGACGATCGCCCCGTCGCGGCGCACCGCGACCAGGTGACCGTCTCGAAGTTGCTGGGCGACCTTGCTGGCCGGGATTCCCAACAGCCGCGCCACCGCGGGGAGCTCGTAGACATCCTCGTCGGGCCCCAGCACGTCTTGGGCGGTCGGAATGCTGCTCACCACACCGAGTCTAAGGGCATCGACCCAGCGCGGGCGGCTGCTTGGACCGGCGCGGTGAGCTCGGCTCGTAACATGTGTGCGGTGACGACCGACCAGCAGGCGGGCCCGCTGACCGGGACCGTTCTCGACCACCGCTACCGGGTGGACGCGTTGATCGCCACCGGCGGCATGTCCGGGGTGTACCGCGGACTGGACCTGCGCCTGGATCGTCCAGTGGCGCTGAAGATCATGGACTCGCGGTATTCCGGCGACGAGCATTTTCTGACCCGCTTCCAGCGTGAGGCGCGAGCGGTCGCGCGCCTCAAGCATCCCGGTCTGGTGGCCGTCCACGACCAGGGCCTCGACGGCCAACACCCGTTTCTGGTGATGGAACTCGTCGAAGGCGGCACGCTGCGGGAGCTGCTCAGGGAACGCGGGCCGATGCCACCGCACGCCGTGGTGGCCGTGTTGAGGCCGGTACTCGGCGGGCTGGCGGTCGCCCATCGGGCGGGGCTGGTGCACCGCGACATCAAGCCGGAGAACGTGTTGATCAGCGACGACGGCGAGGTCAAGCTCGCCGATTTCGGGTTGGTGCGCGCGATGGCCGAAGCCAAGATCACCTCGACCAGTGTGATTCTGGGGACCGCGGCATATCTGGCTCCGGAGCAGGTGGCCACCGGCGAGACCGACTCTCGCGGTGACGTCTACGCCGTCGGCGTGCTGGTCTACGAACTGCTGACCGGGGTGACGCCGTTCACCGGGGACACCCCGTTGGCGGTGGCGTATCAGCGGATGGACCGGGACGTGCCCGCCCCGAGTTCCGTCATCACCGGTGTACCAACCCAATTCGACGACTTCGTGGCATGCGCCACCGCGCGCGACCCTGCGTACCGGTTCGCCGACGCCGCCGAGATGGGCGAGGAACTCGACGCCATCGCGACCGAACTGTTCCTCCCCCCGTTTCGGGTGCCGGCCCCGCGCCACTCTGCGGCACACCAGTCAGCGCTGCACCAGTCGGCGCCGACCCATCACCTCGGCGCGGGCACCGCGACTCCCGGGGGCCACACCAAGGCTTACGAGCGTGACGAACTACCCCCTCAGGAACCGGCCTCCGATGCGGACGCCCCTGAGCCGACGGGCCGATTCGCCGGCATCGAGCTGTCCGAATTCCAGTGGGAACGGCAGCGGGCCCGGCGCGCAGTGTTGTTCTGGGTCGTCGCGGTGCTGACACTGGCCGGCCTCTGCGCAGCCGGGGCCTGGACGTTGGGCAGCAACCTGCAGAACCTGCTGTAGCCCAAGAATCGGGTTTCCGTCAGTCGCGTAACATCTCGGCGACCAGGAACGCCAGCTCCAGCGACTGCTGGGTGTTCAGCCGAGGATCGCAGGCCGTCTCGTAGCGCCCGGCCAGGTCGGTGTCCGAGATGTCCTGCGCGCCGCCCAGGCATTCGGTGACGTTCTCGCCGGTGATCTCGACGTGGATGCCCCCGGGGTGGGTGCCCAGCGAATGGTGCACCTCGAAGAAGCCCTGCACCTCGTCGACGATGCGGTCGAAGTGGCGGGTCTTGTACCCCGTCGATGACTCGTGGGTGTTGCCGTGCATCGGGTCGCACTGCCAGATCACCTGGTGCCCGGACGCCTGCACCTTCTCGATGATCGGCGGCAGCACATCGCGCACCTTCTGGTTACCCATACGGCTGACCAGTGTGAGGCGGCCCGGCTCGTTGTTCGGATCCAGCCGCTCGACATACTCGACCGCCAACTCCGGCGACGTCGACGGGCCGATCTTGATTCCGATCGGATTGGCGATGACCTCGGCGAACGCGACGTGCGCGCCGTCGAGTTGACGGGTCCGCTCGCCGATCCACACGTAATGCGCCGACAGGTCGTACAGCTTGGGGCTGTGGTCCTCGGCTTCCGGATCGCCGGTGTCCAGGCGCAGCATCGCGCGCTCGTAGTCCAGGACCAGCGCTTCGTGGCTGGCGTAAATCTCGGCGGTCTGCAGGTTGCGGTCATCAACCCCGCACGCGGTCATGAACGTCAGCGCGCGGTCGATCTCCCCCGCCAGTGCCTCGTAGCGGGCCCCGGCGGGCGAAGTCCGGACGAATTCGCGGTTCCAGTCGTGCACGGCGTGCAGCGACGCCAGCCCCGACGACGTGAGCGCGCGGACCAGGTTCATCGCCGCGCTGGCGTTGGCGTAGGCGCGCACCAACCGCGACGGATCGTGCTGGCGCACCGCGGCGTCGGGGGCAAAGCCGTTGATCATGTCGCCGCGGTAGGACTTGAGCCCGAGGGCATCGATGTCGGCCGAGCGCGGCTTGGCGTACTGGCCCGCGATCCGCGCCACCTTGACCACCGGCATGCTCGCGCCGTAGGTCAGCACCACCGCCATCTGCAGCAACGTCCGAATATTGGCCCGGATGTGCGGTTCGGTGTTGTCGACAAACGTCTCCGCGCAGTCGCCGCCCTGCAGCAGGAAGGCCTTACCGCGCGCGACATCGGCCAGGTGCGCCTTGAGCCGCTCGATCTCCGCCGGAACGGTGACCGGAGGCACGCTCTCGAGCACGGTGCGCATAGCCGAGGCCTGGTCGAGGTCCCAGGACGGCTGCTGCAGCGCCGGCTTGGCCAGCGCGGCGTCGAGGCGGTGCCGCAGCTCTTCGGGCAGCGGCGGAAGCGCAGGCAGCTGATCGATGGGTACGTCGACGGTCCAGTTCACCCGTCAATGGTAACCGCGGGTCAAAACCGCATTTCCCGCCCGGTGATGAGCTGGTAGCGCACCAGGTTGTGCTTGGCGTCGACGAGTGCGTCGTGGGCATCGCGGGGCCGGGGCGGCATCCGCGGGCAGCCGTGGTCCTCCCAGAACTGCCGCAGTTCGCGGGTGAAGCGGGGAATCGCCGGCGGCAGATCTGTCATCGGTCCCCACAGTTGGCACAGCACCACGTGGTCGTAGGCCCCGACCCACGCCCACAGCTCGATCGGATCGTCACCGTCGATGCCGAAGAAGTCCTCCAGCTCGGAGCGGATCTGGCGCCGGGACCGCCACAGCGGCGAAGCCGGCGACGGCAGCTTGGGCAGCACGTGCTTGCGCACCCATCTTCCTGCCCGTTCGGGGTCGAATTCGGTGGAGATCGCGTAGTACTCGCGGCCGTCCTCGGCGGCGACACCGATCGAGATGAGTTCGATCGTGCGGCCGTTGTCGATGAACTCGGTGTCATAGAAGTACCGCACGCTCAGGCGACCTTCCGGTTGTCGGGCTCGCGGTCCGGCGGCGCGGGGGCCGCGTGGATCTCCCGGTCGAGCTGCTCGTTGACCTTGGCGTCATCGGGGAACTTCGGCATCCCCGAGATGGCGTCCTGCAGCCACAGCTTGGCCTGCACCACGGGGCGACGCAACCAGCGCTCCCGCTCGAGGGCGCGGTGCATCTTGCGCGGCCGTGTCGTGTAGCGCCAGCGCGCCCACGGGGCGTGGGGGCGTGACAGCCGGATCGCCCCGACGAACAGCAGCGGGGTGATGAACATGCCCACCAGCCCGGTCCACACCTTTCCCTTGAGCAGTACGACCACCGCAAGCAGCAGCGTGAGCACCGCCGAGACGACCACCGCGACGCGCGCGCCGACGGAATGGTCGTTCTGCCAGATGCCGATGTCGAAGAAGGACAGCGGGTTGAAACCCATGATCAACAGCCCCGCCACCGCGACCGCGACGAACACCGCGTCGACCGAGGCTCGGCCGTCCTCGGACCAGTACACGTCGGACAGGTGCAGGATCAGCGCGAACTCATCCAGGACCAGTGCCGCGCCGATTCCGAAAAGAATTGATGCCGCGG is a window from the Mycolicibacterium poriferae genome containing:
- a CDS encoding DUF3040 domain-containing protein; translation: MPLSDHEQRMLDQIESALYAEDPKFASSVRGGAFRAPSTKRRLQGGALFVVGLAMLVCGVAVKATMIGSFPILSVLGFIVMFGGVVFAITGPRTGGKGDRSASAPGAPRQKRAKGGGGSFTSRMEDRFRKRFDE
- a CDS encoding class II 3-deoxy-7-phosphoheptulonate synthase codes for the protein MNWTVDVPIDQLPALPPLPEELRHRLDAALAKPALQQPSWDLDQASAMRTVLESVPPVTVPAEIERLKAHLADVARGKAFLLQGGDCAETFVDNTEPHIRANIRTLLQMAVVLTYGASMPVVKVARIAGQYAKPRSADIDALGLKSYRGDMINGFAPDAAVRQHDPSRLVRAYANASAAMNLVRALTSSGLASLHAVHDWNREFVRTSPAGARYEALAGEIDRALTFMTACGVDDRNLQTAEIYASHEALVLDYERAMLRLDTGDPEAEDHSPKLYDLSAHYVWIGERTRQLDGAHVAFAEVIANPIGIKIGPSTSPELAVEYVERLDPNNEPGRLTLVSRMGNQKVRDVLPPIIEKVQASGHQVIWQCDPMHGNTHESSTGYKTRHFDRIVDEVQGFFEVHHSLGTHPGGIHVEITGENVTECLGGAQDISDTDLAGRYETACDPRLNTQQSLELAFLVAEMLRD
- the rsmH gene encoding 16S rRNA (cytosine(1402)-N(4))-methyltransferase RsmH, translating into MKHSATFCDPATGPQARAGWPLPEPALTYFPDVRSANSDRDHSAGAAPTPQAAAMLDDEPHIPVLLDRCVELLGPALTRAGDDATLVDATLGAGGHAERFLTLFPGLHLIGLDRDPDALRIAGDRLAPFGDRVTVVRTRYDDLATRLTHLGRDVDAILFDLGVSSMQLDRRERGFSYSADAPLDMRMDPDSELTAAVILNTYGEKELTRLLREYGEERFAGRIAAHVVRRRADAPFTRTAELVELLYQAIPAPARRTGGHPAKRTFQALRIAVNAELESLRRAIPAALTALRPGGRIAVMAYQSLEDRIVKAEFATATASRTPPGLPVELPGHGPEFVTLTRGAERASADEIERNPRSAPVRLRALEKVGGQKR
- a CDS encoding division/cell wall cluster transcriptional repressor MraZ; its protein translation is MFFGTYTPKLDDKGRLTLPAKFRDALAGGLMVTKSQDHSLAVYPRAEFEAMIADISGKAKRGNPQARAYLRNLAASTDEQYPDSQGRITLSGEHRRYANLTKECVVTGSIEFLEIWDAQAWHEYQELHEENFSAASDEALGDIL
- a CDS encoding GNAT family N-acetyltransferase; this encodes MATHLIDLSPGDMQRRLGDALGVYVDAMRYPRGTEDQRASMWLEHTRRPGWKAVACVESPACVEGPACVESSARVESPAWAENPAGVEAPARGQTSAPPPASARAEAGSRPEDTAAGAPALSSAPMLGVAYGYCGAPDQWWQQQVVAGLRRMGTDNDRISELLTSYFELTELHIHPRAQGRGLGEALIRRLLEDRTEQHVLLSTPEINGEANRAWRLYRRLGFTDVIRGYHFAGDPRAFAILGRALPL
- the idsA2 gene encoding bifunctional (2E,6E)-farnesyl/geranyl diphosphate synthase, whose translation is MDASAPSAVELAAAVNEQLRDYLSERRRDAAYIGADYAVLTEAVEEFVLRGGKRLRPAFAYWGWRAVAGSEPGPDVLRLFSALELLHACALVHDDVIDASATRRGLPTVHRIFAERHRGNAWHGSPEQFGLSAAILLGDLALVWADDIITTADIGTEARSRVQRVWSAIRTEVLGGQYLDIVAEASGAESVQSALTVNIYKTASYTISRPLQLGAAAAADCPDLLAAFHEVGTSLGVAFQLRDDVLGVFGDPAVTGKPSGDDLRSGKRTVLLAEAVELAEQHDPVAAKTLRTSIGTDLTDAQVKEICQLIESVGALSAVETRIDNLMRRALDILDTATIDAQAKAGLTELARLAANRSA
- a CDS encoding Rv2175c family DNA-binding protein; the protein is MSSIPTAQDVLGPDEDVYELPAVARLLGIPASKVAQQLRDGHLVAVRRDGAIVVPKVFFDDDGHVVKSLPGLLMVLHDGGYEETEIVRWLFTPDPSLTISRDGSTERQANARPVDALHSHQAREVVRRAQAMAY
- a CDS encoding protein kinase domain-containing protein, with the translated sequence MCAVTTDQQAGPLTGTVLDHRYRVDALIATGGMSGVYRGLDLRLDRPVALKIMDSRYSGDEHFLTRFQREARAVARLKHPGLVAVHDQGLDGQHPFLVMELVEGGTLRELLRERGPMPPHAVVAVLRPVLGGLAVAHRAGLVHRDIKPENVLISDDGEVKLADFGLVRAMAEAKITSTSVILGTAAYLAPEQVATGETDSRGDVYAVGVLVYELLTGVTPFTGDTPLAVAYQRMDRDVPAPSSVITGVPTQFDDFVACATARDPAYRFADAAEMGEELDAIATELFLPPFRVPAPRHSAAHQSALHQSAPTHHLGAGTATPGGHTKAYERDELPPQEPASDADAPEPTGRFAGIELSEFQWERQRARRAVLFWVVAVLTLAGLCAAGAWTLGSNLQNLL
- a CDS encoding alpha-(1->6)-mannopyranosyltransferase A, whose product is MTTSVTPARLRPQLRELKLFALSPEGRPALLGALGAALIAAGGLGAGSTRVNDPVLESMHLSWLRFGHGLVLSSILLWAGVALMLLAWLWLGRRVVDRSATEYTMVVTTGFWLLPLLLSAPVFSRDTYSYLAQGALLRDGFDPYAVGPIANVNSLLDNVSPIWTTTTAPYGPAFILVAKFVTMLVGNDVVAGTMLLRLCMLPGLVLLIWAAPRVARHVGANGAAALWICALNPLVIIHLMGGVHNEMLMVGLMMAGIALSFRGRHAWGVTLIAVAVAVKATAGLALPFMVWVWMRGLRQRRGFAPVKAFAAATAASLVIFGAVFAVMSLLAGVGLGWLTALAGSVKIINWLTVPTATANMINAVGGLFVPVNFYAVLETTRIIGILVIAVSAPLLWWRFRHTDRDALMGIALLMGVVVLFVPAALPWYYTWPLAVVAALAQSRRAVALIAGLSTWITVIWKPDGAHGMYSLPHVLLATACALGAWYWLHRAPEFAAGSGTSDVSTPSPGRDEPPHGPDASAAHRPGGH
- a CDS encoding polyadenylate-specific 3'-exoribonuclease AS, giving the protein MRYFYDTEFIDNGRTIELISIGVAAEDGREYYAISTEFDPERAGRWVRKHVLPKLPSPASPLWRSRRQIRSELEDFFGIDGDDPIELWAWVGAYDHVVLCQLWGPMTDLPPAIPRFTRELRQFWEDHGCPRMPPRPRDAHDALVDAKHNLVRYQLITGREMRF
- a CDS encoding LppM family (lipo)protein — its product is MFTGRRARKRLLALVLLFVVLAPSLIGCVRIRTSITVSPDDRVSGQIIAAAKAQDDDDKGPQLLNNLPFAQKVAVSEYSRDDYVGSQAVFSDLTFAELPQLAGMNQDASGVDISLRRAGDQVILEGRADLTSLSDPEADVSLSVSFPGEVTSTNGDQISPEVVEWKLRPGVVSTMNAQARYTDPSARSFTGAAIWLGVASFVVAGIIGALAYANRDRSPRPGDLEEQTQ